Proteins from one Juglans microcarpa x Juglans regia isolate MS1-56 chromosome 1S, Jm3101_v1.0, whole genome shotgun sequence genomic window:
- the LOC121246454 gene encoding uncharacterized protein LOC121246454 has protein sequence MEQKEKKKKIKKQKHQHPNGQSTKPSLDLSFKPSSDVKGIRFGGQFIVKSFTIRRARSLELLQLLSFPPTINTKPNNNNTKKIPFPSTAAFLPTNFTILAHHAWHTLTLGLGTKKSKVLVFVFETETMKTATDRVWPSEIPLGEVNKRLIRGLTGCEMARFKFRKGCITFYVYAVRKVGCFGFSCAEDLRTILQSVLELNDFFDHTAMLAMPNQRSISFAPPVAMAAN, from the coding sequence ATGgaacaaaaagagaagaagaagaagatcaagaagcaAAAACACCAGCACCCAAATGGCCAATCCACCAAACCGAGCTTAGACTTATCTTTCAAGCCGAGCTCCGACGTCAAGGGTATCCGGTTCGGCGGCCAGTTCATCGTAAAATCCTTCACGATCCGGCGGGCTCGGTCTCTCGAACTACTTCAACTCCTTTCTTTTCCACCAACGATTAATACcaaacccaacaacaacaacaccaAAAAAATCCCATTTCCTTCAACCGCAGCCTTCTTGCCCACCAACTTCACCATCTTGGCACACCATGCCTGGCACACCCTCACGCTAGGCCTTGGAACGAAGAAATCCAAAGTTCTTGTATTCGTCTTCGAAACGGAGACCATGAAGACGGCTACAGACCGCGTTTGGCCATCGGAGATACCGCTCGGAGAAGTGAACAAAAGGCTTATCAGGGGGTTGACTGGGTGCGAGATGGCAAGGTTCAAATTTAGAAAGGGCTGCATAACCTTTTATGTGTATGCGGTTCGAAAAGTGGGCTGCTTCGGCTTCTCCTGCGCTGAGGATCTGAGGACAATATTACAGTCCGTGCTTGAGCTCAATGATTTCTTCGATCATACTGCCATGCTAGCCATGCCCAACCAAAGAAGCATCAGTTTTGCGCCTCCGGTGGCCATGGCAGCTAACTAG
- the LOC121246409 gene encoding glucan endo-1,3-beta-glucosidase-like, translating into MAISPLILTLSATLLLLLSSTVYSIGVNYGTLADNLPPPAQVANFLKTQTTIDRIKIFDTNPDILRAFANSGIAVTVTVGNGDIPALANLANARQWVATHIAPFHPQTQINYIAMGNEIMATADKNLISHLVPAMRTLHQALVLAKINDIKVTSPHSLGILSISEPPSAGRFRRGYDRVIFAPMLKFLSETKAPFMVNPYPYFAYSPKMANYALFKSNHGIHDKNTGITYNNMFDAMMDALHSAMKAVGFGDVDLVVGETGWPTNCDGYEACSVENAATFNGNLVRHVNSLRGTPLMPNRRFETYLFSLFDENLKPGPTAERNWGLFRPDFTPIYDLGIMRNGQSGGSRPAPAGKNWCVPKPDASNAALQANIDYVCSTGVDCKPIQAGGACFQPNDLRSHSSFVMNAYYQKSGRHDYNCDFSHTGTLTSIDPSHGTCRYVA; encoded by the exons ATGGCCATCTCCCCTCTCATCCTCACCCTCTCAGCCACGCTACTCCTCCTCCTATCCTCCACGGTGTACTCCATCGGAGTAAACTATGGAACTCTCGCAGACAACCTTCCACCGCCAGCCCAAGTGGCCAATTTCCTCAAGACCCAGACCACCATCGACCGCATCAAAATCTTCGACACCAATCCTGACATCCTCCGGGCATTTGCCAACTCCGGCATCGCCGTCACCGTGACTGTTGGAAACGGTGATATCCCCGCACTCGCCAACCTTGCCAACGCCCGCCAGTGGGTCGCCACCCACATCGCCCCGTTCCACCCGCAGACACAGATTAATTATATAGCTATGGGCAATGAAATCATGGCCACCGCCGACAAGAACCTCATCAGCCACCTCGTTCCCGCGATGAGGACTCTCCACCAGGCTCTTGTTCTCGCCAAAATCAACGATATTAAG GTCACCTCCCCTCACTCTCTGGGCATACTCTCAATCTCTGAGCCGCCGAGTGCCGGCCGGTTCAGACGAGGCTACGACCGGGTCATATTCGCACCAATGCTCAAGTTCTTGAGCGAAACAAAGGCACCCTTCATGGTCAATCCCTACCCCTACTTCGCCTACTCCCCAAAGATGGCAAACTACGCCCTCTTCAAGAGCAATCACGGCATCCATGACAAGAACACCGGCATTACCTACAACAACATGTTCGACGCCATGATGGATGCCCTCCACTCGGCCATGAAGGCCGTCGGGTTCGGCGACGTGGACTTGGTCGTGGGGGAGACTGGTTGGCCCACCAACTGCGACGGCTACGAGGCCTGTAGCGTGGAGAATGCGGCGACATTTAATGGGAACTTGGTTAGGCATGTTAACTCCCTTAGGGGCACGCCATTGATGCCCAACCGGAGATTTGAGACCTACCTGTTCTCCTTGTTCGATGAGAACCTTAAGCCCGGTCCGACCGCCGAGAGGAATTGGGGTTTGTTCAGACCAGATTTCACTCCAATTTATGACCTTGGGATTATGCGCAACGGCCAG TCTGGTGGAAGTAGACCAGCACCCGCAGGCAAGAACTGGTGTGTACCAAAACCAGATGCTAGCAATGCAGCATTACAGGCGAACATAGACTATGTATGCAGCACTGGTGTGGATTGCAAACCCATACAAGCTGGTGGAGCTTGCTTCCAACCCAATGATCTTAGGTCCCATTCATCGTTCGTCATGAATGCTTACTATCAGAAATCTGGTCGCCATGATTACAACTGTGATTTCTCTCACACTGGAACCCTCACCTCCATTGACCCAA gtcATGGTACATGTAGATACGTTGCATGA
- the LOC121246437 gene encoding uncharacterized protein LOC121246437: MDCRVCMAAGDWLMRGGAGGGVSPIGGAFSHESEHDLALMVSDFLENGSVGAESWCSSDSDSALPDLAHLAEKIPFCKISVAQYESDLLSVVNSLILSIHETELHFVKSGACNGSCIRFSLVKLLRRSGYDAAVCATKWQGSGKVPGGDHEYIDVVNYNGTGNSKRLIIDIDFRSHFEIARAVESYDRILNSLPVIYVGSLSRLEQFLQIMVEAAKSSLKQNSMPLPPWRSLAYLQAKWQSPCQRKFNLDKQSIGRTNLVDHKQCREHLKRLQYLLQSEMEVERLLKPINGDNNWRLKPERRRHSFFRTA; this comes from the exons ATGGACTGCCGAGTATGCATGGCGGCCGGGGATTGGCTGATGAGGGGCGGTGCTGGAGGCGGCGTGAGTCCGATCGGAGGAGCGTTCAGTCACGAGAGCGAGCACGATTTGGCTCTCATGGTTAGTGATTTCTTGGAGAATGGGAGTGTTGGAGCAGAGTCTTGGTGTAGCAGTGACAGTGATTCCGCTCTACCCGATCTCGCTCACCTTGCCGAGAAGATTCCG TTTTGCAAGATCTCCGTGGCTCAGTATGAGAGTGACTTGCTGTCAGTGGTTAATTCTCTTATATTATCCATTCATGAGACCGAGCTTCACTTTGTCAAGTCGGGTGCATGTAATGGCAGCTGCATCAGGTTTTCTCTGGTTAAGCTTCTGAGACGTTCTGGTTATGATGCTGCTGTATGTGCAACTAAATGGCAGGGTAGTGGCAAGGTCCCCGGTG GGGATCATGAGTACATTGATGTGGTCAACTACAACGGCACTGGAAACTCTAAACGATTGATCATCGATATCGATTTCCGAAGTCACTTTGAAATAGCTAGAGCTGTTGAGTCatatgatagaatattgaattcCCTTCCAGTCATTTATGTGGGCTCCTTGAGCCGGCTGGAACAGTTTCTCCAGATTATGGTTGAAGCAGCTAAATCCTCTCTCAAGCAGAATTCAATGCCACTTCCTCCATGGAGATCCCTGGCATATCTGCAGGCTAAGTGGCAGTCGCCGTGCCAGAGAAAGTTCAATCTGGATAAACAGAGTATTGGCAGGACTAATCTTGTAGACCATAAGCAATGCAGGGAACATTTGAAGAGGCTGCAGTATTTGCTTCAATCGGAAATGGAAGTGGAGCGACTATTGAAGCCCATTAACGGTGATAATAACTGGAGGCTGAAGCCCGAGAGGCGGAGGCACTCTTTCTTCAGGACTGCTTAA